The window CCGCGCGCAAGGGCTCCGCCGCCGAGAAGGTCTACGTGAAGCCGGGTGAGCACGACGCGTACTACGCGTTCCTCTCCGGCGGGCATCACGGGAACATCTACGTCTACGGCTTCCCTTCGTCGCGGCACATCACGACCATTCCCGTCTTCACGCCCGAGCCCGCGGTGGGCTATGGCTACGACGAGGACAGCAAGGCCATGCTGGGCGGACGCACCTGGGGCGACGCGCACCATCCCGGCCTCTCGGAGACCGACGGCAACTACGATGGGCGCTGGCTGTTCATCAACGACATGGTCGGGGCACGGATCGCGCGCATCGATCTCAAGGACTTCAAGACCCGCCAGATCTTCGGTCCGATCCCCAACCTGTCGGCGGCGCACGCCTGTCCCTTCCCCACGCCGAACACCGAATACGTGTTCGCGGCGTCGCGATTCTCCGTGCCGGTTCCGAATCGCGCCACGCGCATCGAGGACTACGGCAAGGACTTCAACGGCATCATCGCCGGCATCAAGGTGGCGCCTGACGACGGCACCATGTCGCTCGGCTTCGAGATCCTGACCCCGCCTTTCGACTGGGACCTGGCGGACGCAGGCAAGGGTCCGAGCCACGGCTGGGAGTTCTTCACCTGCTACAACAGCGAGCTGGCCTTCGATTCGCTGGAGGTGAAGGCGTCGCAGAACGAGATGGACTTCATCGCGGCCGTCGACTGGCGCGCCGCGCAGAAGGCGGTCGACGAGGGCAAGGCCAAGACGATCGGCGGCGCCCCGGTGCTGCATCCGCAAGAAGTGAGGGGCATCATCTATCTGATCCCGGTGCCGAAGAGCCCGCACGGCGTGGACGTGAACCCGACCGGGGAGTACATCTGCGCGAGCGGCAAGCTGCAGGCCGAGGTCAGCGTCTTCAGCTTCGCGAAGTTCCAGGCCGCCATCCAGGCCGAGAAGTTCGACGGCGACCGCGGCGGCATCCCGGTGCTCAAGTACGAGGACGTGCTCGAGGCCAAGGTCCCGGTGGGCCTGGGCCCGCTGCACACGCAGTTCGACGACAAGGGCTTCGCCTACACTTCGCTGTTCCTCGACTCCCAGATCGCCAAGTGGAAGGTCGGCCCGCCGTGGAACGTCGACGACAAGATCGACGTCTACTACTCGATCGGGCACCTCATGGCGTCGGAAGGCGACACCAAGAACCCGACCGGTGAATACGTCATCGCGCTCGACAAGCTCTCGAAGAGCCGCTACCTCTCGGTCGGACCCACTCATCCCGAGGCGGCCCAGCTCATCGACATCCGCGGTCCGAAGATGGAGCTCCTGTACGACTTCCCGACCTATCTCGAGCCCCACTACGCGCAGATGATCCGCGCCGAGAAGCTCAAGCCCATCACCGTCTACCCGATCGCCGAGAACAAGAACAAGGACGCCATCAAGACCGCCGAGGAAGCTCGGATCGTGCGCAAGGGGAACCGGGTCGACGTCTACGCTCTGGCGGTGCGGACGCACTTCACGCCCGACAAGGTCAAGGTCAACCAGGGGGACGACGTCTACTTCCACGTCACCAACCTGGAGCAGGACGACGATATCGCCCACGGGTTCGCGGTGCTGTGGTCCAACGGCAACATGCAGATCGAGCCGGGTGAGACCAAGACCATGCACTGGAAGGCCGAGCAGGTGGGGATCACGCCGTTCTACTGCTCGAACTTCTGCAGCGCGCTGCATCAGGAGATGCAGGGCCTGATCGAGGTCCAGCCGCGCGGCGCGAAGGTGGCGGCGGTCCAGCGACCGGATCCGCGCCAGGTGAGCGAGATCGCGGCGCTCCTCCAGCGATAACGGACGGCAATGAACAACTTCTGGAGTGAGCCTTTCCAGGCCGGGCACCGGCGGCTGATCTTCATCGTGGCCGTGGTGCTGATCCCGGTGTTCTTCATCCCGGTGCTGCCGATCTGGA of the Candidatus Eisenbacteria bacterium genome contains:
- the nosZ gene encoding Sec-dependent nitrous-oxide reductase, yielding MKRWIVTTVTALVLAAVALSLGCAGSGSARKGSAAEKVYVKPGEHDAYYAFLSGGHHGNIYVYGFPSSRHITTIPVFTPEPAVGYGYDEDSKAMLGGRTWGDAHHPGLSETDGNYDGRWLFINDMVGARIARIDLKDFKTRQIFGPIPNLSAAHACPFPTPNTEYVFAASRFSVPVPNRATRIEDYGKDFNGIIAGIKVAPDDGTMSLGFEILTPPFDWDLADAGKGPSHGWEFFTCYNSELAFDSLEVKASQNEMDFIAAVDWRAAQKAVDEGKAKTIGGAPVLHPQEVRGIIYLIPVPKSPHGVDVNPTGEYICASGKLQAEVSVFSFAKFQAAIQAEKFDGDRGGIPVLKYEDVLEAKVPVGLGPLHTQFDDKGFAYTSLFLDSQIAKWKVGPPWNVDDKIDVYYSIGHLMASEGDTKNPTGEYVIALDKLSKSRYLSVGPTHPEAAQLIDIRGPKMELLYDFPTYLEPHYAQMIRAEKLKPITVYPIAENKNKDAIKTAEEARIVRKGNRVDVYALAVRTHFTPDKVKVNQGDDVYFHVTNLEQDDDIAHGFAVLWSNGNMQIEPGETKTMHWKAEQVGITPFYCSNFCSALHQEMQGLIEVQPRGAKVAAVQRPDPRQVSEIAALLQR